cattctttcctgatataagcattaaaaaatataattttccctcTAGTTTCTCTTTAACTGCATTCCATGGCTCTCACTATGTGTCATTATCAATTAGTTTGAAGTAATTTCTAACATTCTCTGTGATTTCTTATTTGAgccatggattatttagatgtgttttgtttaatttccaagtttTGGGGACATCTTGTTATTGTTTTCCAATTTAATTGtgtgttaggttttttttttcttttgaaatttattgagacataacTTATGACCCAGCACAAAAATGTACCCTGGCCTTCCCCACATTTTCTAACCTTCCTGTTACATTATCAACCTCACCTGAAGAAAGTGAAAGGCACCCTCTGCTGCCTATTAAGAAAGAACCTTATTTCCTCCACTTCCACTTCCACAGAGGAAGGCTTTTCTTCCTCTCACCACAAGGTGGAAGAAGTGGAAGTGAATACTTCTACTctgtcttccctctctcctctccctttcttgtttttccttatgGGATGTAAGATCACTAATACAATTGGACAGACATTGTTGGCAGCAATGGATGGAGTTATTGTCACTCAAGAGTAGGAAATACTGTCTAAGCTGTCTGTTTTACCGCCTGCCAGGAAGATCTATAAGGACAGCAGTGGACTCTCTTTGGTTGTATTAGAATATCATAACCTCATCTGCAGAAGAGCCTGTGATCTGCTTCCCAGAGAGAAAGCTGGGAgccagtcatttttttcttttgcattttacattcttCTAGGACTCCATCCATTTTTGCGGATCCTGCAAATCCCTTTGCAGATAACGAGGTATTTTTATTTGAAGCTGTATTTCACATCAAATGCCCCCATGTctaggagggggcagggagtaAGAAGAGATTCTAAGATTGAGAATTAAGGGAATGAGATTGATGGCCCCCTCTTTGTCTTCTGGTCCCACATATATCTTCCAGTCATGACTTACCAGAGAGCTGTACATATGAAATGTATTAGGTTCTAATTATTATTACTTCAATCCCTCTTTTATTCCTGGGGGCCTTCTCTACTGCTAGAAAGGCATAGGGGTTAAGGAGTGAGAAGTCTGTACATTTAACCTCCAATAGCACTCCTGAGCTGCTTTCTCTCAAGAGGCACCCTGTCTCTGTCAGATGAGAGCATCTAATTCTAGGATGGGAGATCTGTCCTCCCAGTCCTAAACATAAAATCACAGTACaaattagtaaaaggaaaaaggaagtacTCACTGCAAAGGTATCAAGTTTGTGCATTAATTGAATCTAATattacaaataattattgaggATATGTGttgagaagtaagtcagacacttAGTAttgagaagtaaatgaaacaTATAAGACTCCTGTCTTCCTGGAGTCAAGTATAGCATGGAAGATGTACGCAATATGAGTAATATCACAAACTTTAACTAAAATTATGATAATTCTGATTCAAGATGTTGGACTGACAACATTATTCCCTtcctctctcgctctctctctctctcaaaattaccttttcttttttacatctcCAGACTTACTTGtcatataactggaattttgtaccttttgatcacagTTGACCATTTCTCCCGCCCCTACACTCCATCTCTGtcaaccaccaatttgttctctgtgtctaagAGTTCAGGATTTTTttaggattccacatataagtgagaatatacagtatttgcctttctctgtctgacttactctactcagcataatgctctcaaggtccattcatgttgttacaaaaagctggatttccttctttttatagctgaatagtagctatatatagtatatataccacattttcattatctattcatctgtcaatgaacacttaggttgcttcttaACTATTGTAAAccatgctacaatgaacatggggggTGTAGATATCTATTTGAGAtagagatttcatttcctttggttatacacctagaagtgggattgctggattatatgcagttctatttttaacattttgaggaacctccatactgttttccatagcggctgcatcaatttacattacaAACAATGCATAGGgtttcctcttctccacatcctccctaaCACTTGCTAGCTCTTGTCTTCCTGATGATAGATATcaacaggtatgaagtgatacctcattgtggttttaatttgcatttccctgatgatcagtgatgttgagcaccttttcatgtaactGTTAGCCATTTagatgtcttcttcagaaaaattcagaaaaatatctaTACACTTCCTCTGCCCGTTTTTTAAtcagattcttttttgttttggttttgttttgctttgctattgagttgtacgAGGTCTTTATGCAATTGAAATCATAtatcttatcagatatatgatttgcaaatattttctctaattccataggttgccttttcattttgttgatggtttcatttgctgtgcagaagctttttagtttgatgtgcaCCTTGTTTATTTTGGCCTTTGGTGCCTTTGCTTTTTATGTCAAATCTAAAAATCATTGCCAATACTGATGCCAAGGAGTTtaccccctatgttttcttctaggagttttatgttttcaggtctGTAggccattttgagttgatttttgtgtatagtgtaagatAGGGATCCAATtacattcttctgcatgtggatatccagtttttccaacactatatattgaaaagactattcttttccaaTGCTTATTCTTTGCTCCTTAgtaataaattaattgaccattatgcttgagtttatttctgcggtctctgttttgttccattgatttatgtgtttctatgtgtctgtttttatgcagtTATCAATACAAAGCTGTTTTGAtaactacagctttgtaatacaattttaaatctaattaataaagaaatataaaaataactcaataacCATACTAGGATGTGGGGAGGTGTAAAAGAATTGGTTCAAacactttcaaatatttctggaatTCATAAGTCAGATTGGATTGAATTTAAAAACCTGCAAACCaatgtagatatatatgtgtgtggagGGTAGAATTATGAGTtagggaaagaggaaatggagaagCTAAAGCTTGGTGTGGAGATGGGAAATGTTCTTATTAAGAGATCCAGTGACTACTCCAAACTTAGAATCCATGGAAATGATAGCAGAACTGGAAAACAATCCTTCAGTGAATTGATATGGTAATTATTCTTGTATTGCCAGAGCAGATGGTTCAGTCTAGTATCCTGTGCACACAAAGTGACAAGGAAATCAGCTCCCTCTGTAAATGAAGGAGATGCTGCTATATATCCAAACCCTGTCATTGCTGTGGGACCACACAGAGAGAATGAGTCAATTCCAAGGAGGGTCAGTTCTCAAGgttagaaatagagaaaaagtatGGAAAAGCAGCTCCACAGATCAGTAAAATATACTGTGGCATCTCTGTTTCCAGGCATAAAAGCTTCTCTATTTcagtaaaagaagaagaaactcagtatacctttttgttttcctcttgacAGCCTAAAGGGAATTCTGCCTGTTAGCAAATCCCTGCTCGATGACCTATAGAGTCCCACCATCATATAAGATTCTCAGCCTCTGAGGAAACTCACAGCACCTATCCAAACCAGTGATTtctcagctattaaaaaatagataagggTAAGAATCTATAGATTTTTGAGGAAAActagcaagaaagaaaaggaccaCGTTAAACAAGCAGAAAAAACTAATCCattagggcaaaaaaaaaaaaatgaatatagggGGAAATGACCTTTATAAAACTGTAATAATACTTTTTGCATcctttttaatgcattttgaaatGGTGGAAAAGTAAAGGAATCTAAATCAGCAGCAAAGACAAGAAAAGTTAAATACAAAAAGCCAATGCTACCATTTAGCTAAATAGTTATACAATTCAAAAAATTTAATAgtttaataatattgataaatgtTTAATATGGGTgatcagagaaaacagaaaaggcacAAATGAACATTGCTAAGAATGAAATAAGGGGTATAATGCAGgcataatgtaaaataaattataataagaaaatgatataaacaaTTTTCTGATAGTAAGTTGGAATGCAgtaagataaatacattttaaagaaacaaaaaatgcaaacattttcaaAGGGAATTCTGAAAGAGGTACATATCCTACTTGGAAGATCCGAAATAAAAACATGTACTATTTAGGCTATAGGTTAGTCTGATGCAATAAATATTCCCCAAAACACAGTGGCTTAAACCAGATACAAGTTTATTTCTGTTGCAGGTTTAAGTCAGGGTTGATGGCTCAGACATCATCAAGATACAGGTTCTTCTATAATGTGGCTCTGCCGTCTTCCACACACATTTCCATCTTTTGATGCAAAGAAGCCGCTTCACATCTACACTCCAAGCATTAGCAAGTGTTATAAATTGCAAGGAGAGAGCAAACTATTCCTTTTATGATCTACTCAGACTAACTACCTCTAGGGTCAAGATAGTTGTTTTCCAATGGCTTCCCCAGGATAACTTACCAGAGTTTAAGTCCCAGACCTAGAACCAAGGTGATGAAAATGTGTAATTCCTCCCGGAACAAGAACCCATGCCAGCTCCCCCCTCAATTAACCCACATGTGTTAACCAAATTGACGTCTTAATATTCAGTCTCTATAACAAAAAACTGTTTATTAGGAGCGAGGtttaccaaaaaaaaggaaaaactggaaacactAATCATCTATTCCACCCCTTCTACCCCAGTGGTATCCCAAGATAAGATCCTTTCATCACTTGAGTATCTTACCTCTAGGTCGTAATGACCTGATTTCTTCCAGGACTGAACACAATTGGTTACTTTTTAGGAACACAAAATAATTAAGTTCAATTTTAAGGCAACATCCAACaaatggggggcaggggggaggtctCACTGACATCTCTCCATAGCCACGTTTCAGAAAGACAAACTTTTCTTTAAGTGGCATAACTATTTACACACATGTTAATAAATCTATGTTTACCAACAGCAGACGCCACATTTTATGTTTACAGATACTGATAATTACGTCGTTATTTTGCTTTGTTAAATtaagacataaaatatataaatatatattcagtgcTTGGTCTTATGGCCTCtttaccataaacaaaaatatgagtaagttaaaatacaaacacatctttttaaaaatgaatccacTATCACATATATGTACTTCTTCCTTGGAAATAGAGATCATATCTTATTACTCTATGAATCTATTACAGCGCCTTCCCctcttaagtttattttaaacaaatgagtAACCCTCATATTGCAACAAAACCTGTCTTTTCACATTATGGCTGTCTCCACTACTTTGAGAGAGAGCCTGTTGTTACACAGGAGCACAGTGACCTAGAGCTCACACCACTAATGTAGAAGACTTGAAGGCACCCAGCAAAAGTCAAGACTTTCCACCCCTATTCCACATGATGTTGAATGCTCAGTTATTGGGTGAAGCTGGAAAAGATGACATATCCTAAGCTATCATCTTTTCTCCAATACTCAAGGTAGCAGTGACTTGATTTCTTCCAGGACTGAAAAATATTGTAACTTTTTAGAGACTCAAAATAGTTGAGTGCAATATTAGGGCAACCTCTGACAAATAGACAATAAACCAATTGTGACAATCCTCTTGTAAGTTTTTATCCAGTTCCTGTTAGGAGACGTGGGGACATCACTGGATATCcacatttcagaaagagaaactcaGTTTAAGGGTCATAAATGCTTCTGCATTTACTAAATAAACTATGTTTGCTAACACCAGACTCTAGCACATGTTGTGGTTCTGAGATACTAATAATTACATAGTTACTTTTGCTTTGTTAAATTAATACTTATAAAACACACATAATATTCAACTCTTCATCTTATTCCCTCTGTATCCTAAGCAAAACTATAGGTAAGTTAAAATACAATAAAGTGTAAACagaccatttaaaaaagaaaacaattatacaCATGTGTTCCTTCCTTGAAAGTAGGGATCATACTACATTATTCCCAGAACTTAATACAGTACCTGCCCCACTTAAGcctgttttaaagaaatacacGCATATTGCAGTGAAAGGTATTTTCTCACAGTGTGCTTGTCTCAAGTGCTTTGAAAAAGACTCTTACTACACAGGAGCCCAGTGACTGGGGCTCACAGCACTTAAAGGGCCTGATGACACTCAGGACTAAAACCAGGCAAACGCTGCAACTATCTGTTCTCACTCTAGATGTTGTCGCACAGTCAGtcatcagaaagaaatagaaaagtggCATATCCAGAGCTATCATCTGTTTCTCCTCTCCCCAGATCCCTCCATCACAAGGAGTAGAGAAATGTTGGGATCAGGAGCAAAAGAAAGGATGGGGGAAATAGCCACAAGTCAGGCTCTCCAGGCACATCCCAATCAGCTGTGAAGCCAAGAGCTCATGATGCTCTTTGCCATGAGACTACTAGGACCAGAAGCACTCCTCACTCTGCAATGGCCTCTATCCATGTGGCCAAGACCAGCCATGGGCTTCTGGCAGTGTCTCTGGCAGGAGCCTCTGAAAAAAAGGATTGGGATGTGTTCAGATCTATCCTTTTACGTAGAACACACTGAGTACTCGCTGGCGGATCTGCTGAGTCTTCACCCCATAGACAAGAGGGTTGAGTGCAGGTGGCACAAGGAGATAGAGAGTGGCCAGAAGAACATGGACGTGATGGGGCACCTGGTGGCCAAAGCGGTGAGTGAGGAAGGAGAATATTCCAGGAACATAGAAGACCAGGATGACACAAATATGAGACCCACATGTGCTGAAGGCCTTAAGTCGGGCCTCACCCCCTGGTACCTTCAGCACTGCCTGCAGGATGAGGGCATAGGAAACACCAATGGCCAGGACGTCTAGACCAACCACAAGCAGTGCCACCGCCAACCCATAAGCTTGGTTCACTGTGCTTTCTGAGCAGGCAAGTTTCACTACAGCCATGTGTTCACAATAGGCGTGGCCTATGACGGTGGCCTGGCAGAAGACAAGTCTCTGCaacaggatggggaaggggaggaggaggagtaacCCCCGCACCAGCACTGCCATTCCAATGCGCCCTATGACTCCGGGATGCAGGATGGAGGAATGGTGCAGAGGGAGACAAATGGCTACATAACGATCCAGAGCCATGGCCACAAGTACACCTGACTCCATGGAAGAGAACGCGTGGATGAAGAACATCTGGGTCAGGCAGACAGTGTACCCAATCTCACGGGCATGAGTCAGGAGCACAGCAAGGGCTTTGGGTGCTGTGGAGGAGGCCAGGACCAGGTCAATGCCAGAGAGCATGGCCAGAAAGAGGTACATAGGCTGGTGCAAGGATGGGTCAGTCCAGATGGTGAAGATGATGGTGACATTGCCCACTAGGGCAAGGAGGTAAAGGACACACAGTGGCAACGCTATCCAGTGCTGGCTTTCCTCTAAACCTGGGATGCCAATCAGGAGAAAGGACGGCTGGATCAGCCTCCAGCTGGAATTACTCAGGGTCATCATCAATGGCTTGGAAagggaagagcaaaaagaaaatcatgattttttCCATTACTGATGCATTTATTTTGTCCCCATGCCTCTCTGCTTCAAATGTTTGGTATGTCTGTATCTTATCATGATGATTCAGTGTTTGTGAAACCCCCACTTAATACCAAGACAACCCCCACAAGAAATACCAGTTAAATAGGCACTGTGTTTAACCTCTGTAGCATTAAAACAGAAAACTTGAAactgtatatgtttgtgtatgtatgtttgtctTAAAAGACAGACACAGTATGAAATAATTGTCTTTTCTATGTAAGAGAGGAATGCACATgtgtatttacatattaaaagaGGAATTACTGAGGAATTACTCAGTTCTTGTGGATTATAAATCTCTAGATCCCTCCAGTTGTCTTTTATGTATAGCAAATCACCGATGACAAAAACATTGCCCCAAAACTCTTACCATGAGAGCTACAAAATATGAAATGCCTGGTTGGCAAATATCTCCCAGGCTTTGTTTTCCTTCCAGATTCAAATCCACTGATAACTTCAAGTGACATTTTTCATTGTGACCTCCAGGAGAACCTCATAATCTTACGAAAATTCACATTTCAGTGCTTAACATTCTACACAGTGAGAAAGTTAATTCTCTTCCTTAACTACTCCCCTTCTGCTGCAAGTTTCAACCCCTTTCTCACCTATCCGCTGAGGAGTCAGAGAACAGCTGAGTATTTGTGGAAGGTCACCCACAGAAGCAGTATGAGTAGAGCAATGGAGGATGAAGCCAGCCTTCAGTGGGCGGAGGAGAGGAACAGAGATGCGCGTGCCTGACTACAGCCTGTCTCTTCCCCTAGTGTGTGAGTCTAGGGGGAAAGCTTAGAGGTATTTATTAAGCATTAATTACTAAAGTAAACAAGAGGTCCCTTAGTGATTTGTAGAGGCAAAGCAGAAGGGACTTTACTCCCAGGaacctaaaaaggaaaatatagttagctctctgaccaggaaGCAGAGGACAATTAGCAAAAAATTGAAGTTGTCCATTCCTGATTATTCACGTAAATTTGGCCCAAATGACCTCTCTTCTGTGAGCTTCTATGAAGCTGTCCCCAAATTCTATAAGGCACCCTGGCATGTCTCCTACAAAATCACTTTACTGGCTGTGTCATTGTACCAATTACCTTGCACCTTAAAACTTGTTAGTTTGTCAGGCCTTAAAAGGTAGGGACTATGCCTTGCTTATGCAGCAGTCCCAGGGCAAGTTCTAGAAGGGCCAGAATTTAATTGGTACCTGGTAATGTTTGGTGAATCAATAAAATctgtatgattacatttaaaataaatgaatgagtgtgtaAAACAACCAGGAATCATGGGAACTTGATAAGACAGACACTGAACTTAAGGGATATGAATGATGCTGCAGACAGTGGGGTATCCATGAGAGATGGACTGATTGAGCCTCAACACTCCTCACCTAAAGTGATATTCTGGGTGCCTCATGGCAGAGGAACCACTGAATTTCTCTGTCATAAGAGGCTATGACAGAATCCCAGGTGTGTGTCAGAAATGAAGACCTCCTCTGGTCACCACTGGTCACTTCTGCCACTGCCTCTGTCACTGCAAGTAGGGAGGCTCTTCTGCAGGCTGTGGCTTGTCCCTGCCTCCCTAACCTCCCCTTAACAGTGGCATGAACTTTATGATAGTGGGAAAAGGGAGATGCAAAGACACAGACAGAGATTAGGCGAGGACACAGAAATAGTGGATTCACAGTGATGACATACTAggagagggagaaacagaaatcaaacCCTCAGAGGCAGAGATCAGATGTCAAATTTGAGACACATAAACAATCAATAATATATGCCTGGTACAAGGGCACCGTTCTCCTGATCTCTGGGCTATCTTTTGAGGATGTGTGCTTTACAGTCTTGACAGAGGGTTGAGGGAGACTTAgcaacatggaggaaacttagaaaaaggagaaaactccCAGACTCAAGAAGGTTTCACTATGGCTCTCTCTGCTCAGCTGGAGAAACACACTGAGTCCCAGTTCTTGTCTCCATGATGATCTTCTGCTCAGCTTGGAAGTAATGGTGTTGATGAGAATTTTATATCCTGAAGGGCTGCACAGCAATCTCTGAatcccaaagaggaaatcaaatgcATCACTCAGGTCCGTGCAGCTGAAGTTTTCTAAAGATATGAAGCATGAGCAGCAGCTCTCGCAAGACTTGGGTAACTTAGATAAATCAGCTATGCCTACCCGCACTCTATGTGATGATGAGCATGCCAGCCTAGGAGAATGCTAAAGGCCCCTGTGAATGCCTCAGGTGACCATGAACATTTAATGGCATTGGTAAGTATCTACAAGCTCACAGGTTAGCTTGCAGCATGTGTGCTCTGAAGGGCAGAAGCTAAGGgactgagggacttcctaggtggctccgtggttaagaatccgcctgccaatgcaggggacaggggttcaatccctatttcaggaagatctcacataccgtggagcaaataagcccatgggccacaactattgagcctgtttactgcaactactgaagcccatgcacctagagcctgtgctctgcaacaagagaagccacggcaaagaGGAGATGgcataccgcaacgaagagtagcccccgctcgccacaactagagaaagcctgtgtgtggcaaggaagacccaacacagccgataaataaataaataaacacaaaaaccaaaaaaagaagctAAGGGGATTGAAACAGAGAGGGTTAGTTTTGAGGAGTCAGTTAGTTGAGGGGACAACAGCTCCTCTGAGACAAAGGGGAATAAACTTATAACTACCAAGCAGTGTCATAGGTATTAGAAGACTCGGAACCTTAGTAGCCAACCAAGAAATAACTCCTACTGCAAGGATTATGGGAAAGGCCGAAGTCAGCTGTCAATAGTCCTGCCCAAAACCATAAGCCCCAAACCTGACCTCTTTTTCCACAGCTGAAATAAAAGGCAAGAAATTCCAGCTGATTCTGTCATCTTCACTCTGAAAGGCAAGTCCACCCCAAGGTAGGGCT
The genomic region above belongs to Hippopotamus amphibius kiboko isolate mHipAmp2 chromosome 9, mHipAmp2.hap2, whole genome shotgun sequence and contains:
- the LOC130829371 gene encoding olfactory receptor 52L1 produces the protein MMTLSNSSWRLIQPSFLLIGIPGLEESQHWIALPLCVLYLLALVGNVTIIFTIWTDPSLHQPMYLFLAMLSGIDLVLASSTAPKALAVLLTHAREIGYTVCLTQMFFIHAFSSMESGVLVAMALDRYVAICLPLHHSSILHPGVIGRIGMAVLVRGLLLLLPFPILLQRLVFCQATVIGHAYCEHMAVVKLACSESTVNQAYGLAVALLVVGLDVLAIGVSYALILQAVLKVPGGEARLKAFSTCGSHICVILVFYVPGIFSFLTHRFGHQVPHHVHVLLATLYLLVPPALNPLVYGVKTQQIRQRVLSVFYVKG